The proteins below come from a single Aegilops tauschii subsp. strangulata cultivar AL8/78 chromosome 6, Aet v6.0, whole genome shotgun sequence genomic window:
- the LOC109752235 gene encoding uncharacterized protein — protein MSCEEPEMLPAAVAAGPLDDDNLLAEILLRLPPLPSSLPRASFVCKRWRSLASDPAFSRRFHLHHRRNPPLLGCFHKGAEGISFEPALEAPDRVPPGRLSLPSDRGDLWFLGCRHGLVLVFDKTRQQFMVWDPVTGHKHYIADPPGLDVTKYVINGAVFRSSAADVHFQVVLVAIQDGQAVARVYSSETRLWGNLITAPVTSESSDLFVTYVTMEPAVLVGHALYWILSGTSSHILEFDLERESLAVIRMPEYFSGVMWPKLMQANDGKLGILYVSGLTAQLWKRNTDLHGVASWGIGTTIELDKLLSLDPRDVVIIQGFAEESHLVLLKTTTSLFTLKLEQLQFKKLFDTKVRCCCYPFESVYGAGI, from the exons ATGAGTTGTGAGGAGCCCGAGATGTtgccggcggcggtggcggcggggccgCTGGACGACGACAACCTGCTCGCCGAGATCCTCCTCCGCCTCCCCCCGCTCCCGTCCTCCCTCCCCCGCGCCTCCTTCGTCTGCAAGCGCTGGCGCAGCCTCGCCTCCGATCCAGCCTTCTCCCGCCGCTTCCACCTCCACCACCGCCGCAACCCTCCACTCCTCGGCTGCTTCCACAAAGGTGCCGAAGGCATATCCTTCGAGCCTGCTCTTGAGGCCCCCGATCGCGTTCCGCCCGGGCGCCTCTCCTTGCCGTCCGACCGCGGCGACCTCTGGTTCCTCGGGTGCCGCCATGGCCTCGTATTAGTCTTCGACAAGACACGGCAGCAGTTCATGGTGTGGGATCCCGTCACAGGCCACAAGCACTACATAGCGGATCCGCCGGGGTTGGATGTGACCAAGTACGTGATCAACGGGGCGGTGTTCCGCTCATCTGCCGCGGACGTCCACTTCCAGGTTGTCTTGGTAGCGATACAAGACGGACAAGCGGTCGCCCGCGTTTACTCATCAGAGACCAGGTTGTGGGGCAATCTCATCACAGCACCGGTTACATCCGAATCCAGCGACTTATTTGTCACCTATGTTACTATGGAGCCCGCTGTGCTGGTTGGGCATGCTCTTTATTGGATACTTTCTGGAACTTCGTCGCATATCCTCGAGTTTGATTTGGAGAGGGAGAGCCTGGCCGTGATACGGATGCCAGAGTATTTTTCTGGTGTCATGTGGCCCAAACTCATGCAGGCAAATGATGGTAAGCTGGGTATACTCTATGTGTCAGGCCTCACTGCCCAGTTATGGAAGAGGAACACTGACTTGCATGGTGTTGCGTCATGGGGGATTGGAACAACTATTGAACTGGACAAGCTACTTTCTCTGGATCCAAGGGATGTTGTAATTATACAAGGGTTTGCTGAGGAATCTCATTTGGTGCTCCTGAAGACCACTACCAGCCTCTTCACGCTCAAGCTTGAGCAATTGCAGTTCAAAAAACTTTTCGACACCAAAGTGCGGTGTTGCTGCTATCCATTTGAAAGTGTCTATGGTGCAG GTATCTAG